In Opitutus sp., one genomic interval encodes:
- the fabF gene encoding beta-ketoacyl-ACP synthase II, whose product MNNFKPSVRRRVVVTGLGAVSPLGLNAVDTWGGLAAGRSGIGPITRFNATGCTAQIAGEVKGFDPTKPLAQPLHPRGAEGEALVSVFTPKDAKKFGRFTHLGATAAVEAYADSGLDAHRASLNPERMGVNLGVGLGGLPEIEAMQETFNAGGFRKISPFFIIQIAPNLLSGQVSLLLDFRGPNMAVASACATSGHALGEAAAAIARGDAEVMIAGGAESTVTPLAVGAFAQMRALSTRNDAPEKASRPYDKDRDGFVLAEGAVVFVLEEYEHAVKRGARIYAELRGYGASADAYHLSSLAPGAEGSQRSMRASLVSAELPATAIDYVSAHATSTPGGDGEESAAIAAVFAENKATLHVSGVKSMTGHLLGGAGAMGAFAAVKAIHEGLVPPTINMDNLDPAIAALGLNVTPNVAVRKPVRAALANCFGFGGTNCSLVFTAV is encoded by the coding sequence ATGAATAATTTTAAGCCTTCCGTGCGTCGTCGTGTCGTGGTCACCGGTCTGGGTGCGGTCAGCCCGCTGGGGTTGAACGCCGTTGATACCTGGGGCGGTCTTGCGGCCGGCCGTTCGGGCATTGGTCCGATCACCCGGTTCAATGCCACCGGCTGCACCGCGCAGATCGCCGGCGAGGTCAAAGGCTTCGATCCCACCAAACCCCTCGCCCAACCGCTGCACCCGCGTGGTGCCGAGGGCGAGGCGCTCGTTTCGGTGTTCACCCCCAAAGACGCCAAGAAATTCGGTCGCTTCACCCATCTCGGCGCCACCGCCGCCGTCGAGGCGTACGCCGACTCCGGTCTGGATGCGCACCGTGCGTCGCTGAACCCCGAGCGTATGGGGGTAAACCTCGGCGTGGGCCTGGGCGGTCTGCCCGAGATCGAGGCGATGCAGGAGACGTTTAACGCAGGCGGTTTTCGGAAAATTTCGCCGTTTTTCATTATTCAAATCGCCCCCAATTTGCTCTCTGGCCAGGTGAGCCTGCTGCTCGATTTTCGTGGGCCGAATATGGCGGTCGCCTCGGCCTGCGCCACCAGCGGCCATGCGCTCGGTGAGGCGGCGGCGGCTATCGCCCGTGGCGATGCCGAGGTGATGATCGCCGGTGGTGCGGAGTCCACCGTGACGCCTCTGGCGGTCGGCGCCTTTGCCCAAATGCGCGCCCTGTCGACGCGCAATGACGCCCCGGAAAAGGCCTCGCGCCCCTACGACAAGGATCGCGACGGCTTTGTGTTGGCCGAAGGCGCGGTGGTGTTTGTGCTCGAAGAGTATGAGCACGCGGTGAAACGCGGTGCGCGCATCTACGCTGAACTGCGCGGTTACGGCGCCTCGGCCGACGCCTACCATTTGTCTTCGCTCGCACCGGGCGCGGAAGGCTCGCAGCGCTCGATGCGCGCATCGCTGGTTTCGGCGGAGCTGCCGGCGACGGCGATCGACTACGTTTCGGCGCACGCCACCTCGACTCCGGGCGGCGACGGCGAGGAATCGGCCGCGATCGCGGCGGTGTTTGCCGAGAACAAAGCCACGCTCCACGTGAGCGGGGTGAAGTCCATGACCGGCCACCTTCTGGGTGGTGCGGGTGCGATGGGGGCGTTTGCCGCGGTGAAGGCGATTCACGAGGGGCTGGTGCCGCCGACGATCAATATGGACAACCTCGACCCGGCGATCGCCGCCCTGGGGCTCAACGTCACGCCGAACGTCGCCGTGCGTAAGCCGGTGCGTGCTGCGCTGGCCAACTGCTTTGGCTTCGGCGGCACCAACTGCTCGCTGGTGTTCACCGCAGTATGA
- a CDS encoding HIT domain-containing protein produces MSQLHPYWRMEYIEAPRMPELKRPFTELPLLGDDRAALIVHRSRLSYLMLNRFPYNPGHLLAIPLREVSDIEELTDEESADLFAIITFAKKLLRTAMKPDGYNIGFNLGTASGGSIAHLHGHLVPRWNGDNNFMPVLGQTRVLPQALESTWERLSAEAARLATSA; encoded by the coding sequence ATGTCGCAGCTTCACCCTTATTGGCGCATGGAATACATCGAGGCACCGCGCATGCCCGAGTTAAAACGGCCGTTCACCGAGTTGCCCCTGCTGGGCGACGACCGGGCCGCGCTCATCGTTCACCGCAGCCGGTTGTCGTACCTGATGCTCAACCGCTTCCCGTACAATCCAGGGCACCTGCTCGCCATTCCTCTGCGCGAGGTCAGTGACATCGAGGAACTCACCGACGAAGAGAGCGCCGATCTTTTTGCGATCATCACTTTTGCAAAAAAACTCCTGCGCACCGCGATGAAGCCCGACGGTTACAACATCGGGTTTAATCTGGGCACAGCCTCGGGCGGCAGCATCGCCCACCTCCACGGCCACCTGGTCCCGCGTTGGAATGGCGACAACAACTTCATGCCCGTCCTGGGGCAGACGCGCGTTCTGCCGCAAGCACTGGAGTCGACCTGGGAGCGCCTCTCCGCCGAAGCCGCCCGCCTCGCCACCTCCGCCTAA
- a CDS encoding 3-deoxy-D-manno-octulosonic acid transferase, which yields MIWIYRFLFPPAMLLASPYYLLRMRRRGGYQDDFGQRFGATPVLPAKRAGVRRVWLQAVSVGEMLAIAPLLEALSADPAVEVYLTTTTSTGYALARERYAALTVAIGYFPLDWWLFSRRAWQRIAPDMVLLTEGERWPEHIRQAEMRGVPVLAVNARLSDRSFRRMFKLRALAAPLFRGITQVLACSEHDAERFRAIGLAPKGITITGNIKLDVSIPLLTAGEKTALRGELGFGEEAVLLGSSTWPGEEAALLDVFKALRSEGRVVRLLLVPRHAERRGEIEALLQASGFTYHFRSRGPASAGAAVEVAVGDTTGELRKFTQLAELVFVGKSLPPHHEGQTPVEAAALGKPVVFGPELSNFRVIARDMRAVGAARSVADAGELRTAVLALWSDAPARLAMSQAAQAWRVANQGAVARTLAVIRTTLAGL from the coding sequence ATGATCTGGATTTACCGTTTTCTGTTTCCGCCGGCGATGCTGCTGGCCTCGCCTTATTACCTGCTGCGCATGCGGCGGCGCGGCGGTTATCAGGATGACTTTGGCCAACGTTTCGGGGCGACCCCGGTGTTGCCGGCCAAGCGTGCGGGCGTGCGGCGGGTGTGGCTGCAGGCGGTGAGCGTGGGCGAGATGCTCGCCATCGCCCCGCTGCTGGAGGCGCTCAGCGCCGATCCGGCCGTGGAGGTTTACCTGACGACGACGACCAGCACGGGTTATGCGCTGGCGCGCGAGCGTTACGCCGCGCTGACGGTGGCGATTGGGTATTTTCCGCTGGATTGGTGGCTGTTTTCGCGGCGCGCCTGGCAACGCATCGCGCCCGACATGGTGCTGCTCACCGAGGGCGAGCGCTGGCCCGAGCATATCCGCCAAGCCGAAATGCGCGGCGTGCCCGTGTTGGCGGTTAACGCCCGCCTTTCCGACCGCAGTTTCCGGCGCATGTTTAAGCTGCGCGCTCTGGCCGCGCCGCTGTTCCGGGGCATCACCCAGGTGCTGGCGTGTTCGGAGCACGACGCGGAGCGTTTTCGGGCGATCGGCTTGGCGCCGAAGGGCATCACCATCACGGGTAACATCAAACTCGACGTGAGTATCCCGTTGCTCACCGCCGGCGAAAAAACCGCGTTGCGCGGTGAACTCGGTTTCGGCGAGGAAGCGGTGCTGCTTGGTTCCTCGACTTGGCCGGGCGAGGAGGCGGCGTTGCTCGACGTATTTAAGGCGTTGCGCAGCGAAGGCCGGGTTGTGCGGCTGTTGCTCGTGCCACGTCACGCCGAGCGACGCGGCGAGATCGAGGCGCTGCTGCAAGCCAGCGGTTTTACCTATCACTTTCGCTCGCGCGGGCCGGCATCGGCGGGCGCGGCGGTGGAGGTCGCGGTGGGCGATACGACCGGAGAACTGCGCAAGTTTACCCAATTGGCCGAGTTGGTGTTTGTGGGCAAAAGCCTGCCGCCCCATCACGAGGGCCAGACGCCGGTCGAGGCGGCGGCGCTGGGTAAACCGGTGGTTTTCGGGCCGGAGTTGAGCAACTTCCGCGTGATCGCGCGGGACATGCGCGCGGTCGGCGCGGCGCGTTCGGTGGCCGATGCCGGGGAGTTGCGGACGGCCGTGCTGGCGCTGTGGTCGGATGCGCCGGCGCGGCTGGCGATGTCGCAGGCAGCCCAAGCTTGGCGAGTGGCGAACCAAGGCGCGGTGGCGCGAACTCTAGCCGTTATCCGCACGACGCTGGCCGGTCTTTAG
- a CDS encoding IS630 family transposase, translated as MGRKAVRITCSEGDQQSLEKRATSRIESRQRVERARMILGCVSGEQVQEVARRCNTRPNTVIKWRDRFVLLGMKGLDDAARPGAKRTYGEDFRDRVLALLEGPPPPGQARWDGPAVARVLGGSVHAVWRVLRKEGICLQRQRSWCVSTDKQFAAKAADIVGLYLSPPEKALVISVDEKPGIQALERATGYVETDNGKIVQGLKSTYKRHGTLNLFAALDVATGLIKTQKTTLKRREEFLLFMDQVVADHPPERELHVILDNYCTHKKCDAWLARHPNVHFHFTPTSASWLNQVEIWFGILTRKALRGANFRSVAELSQAIDAFVAAYLPNAKPFKWRKREVKGSQLRNTIINLRN; from the coding sequence ATGGGACGAAAAGCCGTGCGAATCACTTGTAGCGAGGGGGATCAGCAATCCCTAGAAAAACGGGCAACCAGCCGGATTGAGTCGAGGCAGCGAGTTGAGCGCGCCCGGATGATCCTTGGGTGCGTGAGTGGCGAGCAGGTGCAAGAGGTGGCGCGCCGCTGCAACACCAGGCCGAACACCGTAATAAAGTGGAGGGATCGCTTTGTGCTGCTTGGCATGAAGGGGCTGGATGATGCGGCACGGCCGGGCGCGAAGCGCACCTACGGTGAGGACTTTCGAGATCGGGTGCTGGCTTTATTGGAAGGGCCACCCCCTCCGGGGCAGGCGCGCTGGGATGGTCCAGCGGTGGCCCGTGTGCTCGGCGGCTCGGTGCACGCGGTCTGGCGAGTGCTGCGCAAGGAGGGCATTTGCCTGCAGCGCCAGCGCTCGTGGTGCGTGAGCACTGACAAGCAGTTCGCAGCCAAGGCAGCCGATATCGTCGGGCTCTACCTGAGCCCACCGGAAAAGGCATTGGTGATAAGTGTGGATGAAAAGCCTGGCATCCAAGCCCTAGAGCGCGCCACCGGTTACGTGGAGACCGACAATGGTAAAATCGTCCAGGGACTCAAAAGCACCTACAAGCGCCACGGTACACTCAACTTGTTCGCTGCCCTTGATGTGGCCACGGGCTTGATCAAGACGCAGAAAACCACCCTTAAGCGCCGGGAGGAGTTCCTGCTGTTCATGGACCAAGTGGTGGCGGATCACCCGCCCGAGAGAGAACTCCACGTGATTTTGGATAATTATTGCACCCACAAAAAGTGCGACGCTTGGCTCGCTCGGCACCCCAATGTCCACTTCCACTTTACCCCAACCTCGGCGAGTTGGCTCAATCAAGTTGAAATCTGGTTCGGCATACTAACAAGGAAGGCGCTACGGGGCGCGAACTTCAGAAGCGTCGCCGAACTTAGTCAGGCCATTGACGCTTTCGTCGCCGCCTACCTGCCCAATGCCAAGCCGTTCAAGTGGCGCAAGCGCGAGGTCAAGGGAAGCCAACTCAGAAATACTATCATTAATCTACGCAATTAA
- a CDS encoding exosortase/archaeosortase family protein: protein MLSRLWKDWTATVPASFLSALLLCAGFMGFVAWDQSHWWSTKEDYGFGWLVPAFVAFVVHDRWPRILGAIKVCQAPASPRASGAAGWTLGFLTYAALAGGALLFLIGALYRAGAGSSYPGTLALSLGTGALVLPLLLLNAPEPATAPVATEPDSAPRAPVAVPGSVGLWADARVKLVVMFLFPALVWLVSAPMVSVIENNLSLFMLNRVASVVFFVFDTLGLSIEQQGNVLKLPTGDVGVAEACSGIRSFTACLFAGSFLAAVFLDKLWKKVGLVISAIGFAFLTNLARSLFLTAWAYNYSPKAIEGTVHDVAGYAVLGLTVAGLLCLLPLFNLTFVAGGDGLSAEPKDNAPKAAASDSAAGDSR, encoded by the coding sequence ATGCTGTCGCGCCTTTGGAAAGACTGGACCGCTACCGTGCCCGCCTCGTTCTTGTCGGCGCTGCTGCTGTGCGCCGGATTCATGGGTTTCGTCGCCTGGGATCAGTCCCACTGGTGGAGCACCAAAGAGGACTACGGCTTCGGCTGGCTGGTGCCGGCGTTCGTGGCGTTTGTCGTGCATGACCGCTGGCCACGCATTCTCGGTGCTATCAAGGTATGCCAAGCTCCTGCGAGTCCGCGGGCGAGCGGCGCAGCCGGTTGGACGCTGGGTTTTCTCACTTACGCGGCGCTGGCCGGTGGCGCGCTGCTGTTTTTAATCGGCGCACTTTACCGCGCCGGAGCCGGCTCGTCGTATCCCGGAACACTCGCGCTGTCGTTGGGCACGGGCGCATTGGTACTGCCGCTCCTGTTGCTCAATGCGCCTGAACCGGCGACAGCACCCGTTGCAACCGAGCCCGATTCGGCTCCTCGCGCGCCCGTCGCGGTTCCAGGCAGCGTCGGCTTGTGGGCGGATGCACGGGTGAAGTTGGTGGTCATGTTTTTGTTTCCCGCGTTGGTCTGGCTGGTTTCGGCGCCCATGGTCTCGGTGATCGAGAACAACCTGAGCCTGTTCATGCTCAACCGGGTCGCCTCCGTGGTGTTTTTCGTTTTCGACACCCTAGGTTTGTCCATCGAGCAGCAGGGTAACGTTCTCAAATTGCCCACGGGCGATGTGGGCGTGGCCGAGGCCTGCTCGGGTATCCGTTCGTTTACCGCCTGCTTGTTTGCCGGTTCGTTTTTGGCAGCAGTGTTTTTGGACAAGCTTTGGAAAAAGGTTGGCCTGGTGATTTCGGCCATTGGTTTTGCCTTCTTAACCAATCTCGCACGCAGCCTGTTTCTCACGGCATGGGCCTACAATTACAGCCCCAAGGCGATCGAAGGTACCGTGCATGATGTGGCCGGTTATGCGGTGCTCGGGCTCACGGTGGCCGGACTGTTGTGCCTGCTGCCGTTGTTTAATCTCACGTTTGTTGCGGGTGGCGACGGCTTGTCCGCCGAACCGAAGGACAACGCGCCGAAGGCCGCCGCCTCCGACTCAGCTGCCGGCGATTCGCGCTAA
- a CDS encoding ISAs1 family transposase, with product MKPVGERLLYAVSDAQGTWVAVLVFAAAALHLRGREAWIGWSGEQRRRRLALVVNNVRFLLLPKPAVPNLGSAVLSRVLGRLSADWQSRYEHPVLVVETFVDPERFTGSVYKASGWTELGLTKGNTRKSRDYYEHHAKPKRLFVRELEPRARRALQAGQIKPSLAAVEAKVPVRSTLKAPDLISLAEAFRQVPEYRAYIGAYPLHALLAITAAAYLAGAPRGQRDLAAFARRLSPVQRQALGVIRRRGKYGAPSQPTFSRLFARVQASRIEEVLLAHQRQVRGEPPDSEIVVIDGKVPKHSGGQNVVTAVTSPSLFYLGSEVVAEKSNEIPAARALCERLDLVDKLVSLDALHTQADTARAIVMEHGGDYLFTVKGNQPGLQKIVAAQVPDPGAPFLTR from the coding sequence GTGAAACCGGTGGGCGAGCGGCTGCTGTACGCGGTGAGCGATGCGCAGGGCACCTGGGTGGCGGTGCTGGTGTTTGCGGCGGCGGCGCTGCACCTGCGCGGCCGGGAGGCGTGGATTGGCTGGAGTGGCGAACAGCGCCGACGCCGATTGGCGCTGGTGGTCAACAACGTGCGGTTCCTGCTGCTGCCCAAGCCGGCGGTGCCCAACTTGGGCTCGGCGGTTTTGAGCCGGGTGCTCGGCCGGCTCAGTGCCGACTGGCAGTCGCGTTACGAGCACCCCGTGCTCGTCGTGGAAACCTTCGTCGACCCCGAGCGTTTTACGGGAAGTGTATACAAGGCATCCGGGTGGACCGAGTTGGGCCTGACCAAGGGCAACACGCGTAAGTCGCGCGATTACTACGAGCACCACGCCAAGCCCAAGCGCTTGTTTGTGCGCGAGCTGGAGCCCCGGGCCCGGAGAGCTCTTCAGGCAGGGCAGATCAAACCCTCGCTGGCTGCGGTGGAGGCGAAAGTTCCGGTGCGAAGTACCCTGAAGGCCCCCGATTTAATCAGCCTGGCGGAGGCCTTCCGGCAAGTGCCTGAATACCGCGCCTACATCGGGGCCTATCCCTTGCACGCGCTGCTGGCGATCACGGCGGCGGCCTATCTGGCCGGAGCACCCCGCGGCCAACGTGACCTGGCCGCTTTCGCCCGCCGGCTCTCCCCGGTCCAACGCCAAGCCCTCGGGGTGATCCGCCGCCGCGGCAAATACGGCGCTCCCAGCCAGCCCACCTTTAGTCGGCTGTTCGCCCGCGTTCAGGCCTCGCGCATCGAGGAGGTTTTACTCGCCCACCAACGTCAGGTGCGAGGCGAGCCCCCCGACAGCGAGATCGTGGTCATCGACGGCAAAGTCCCCAAGCACAGCGGCGGACAAAACGTCGTGACCGCGGTTACCTCGCCGAGCTTGTTTTATCTCGGCAGCGAGGTCGTCGCCGAAAAAAGTAACGAGATTCCCGCCGCCCGCGCCCTGTGTGAGAGACTCGATTTGGTCGATAAACTCGTGAGCCTTGATGCCCTGCATACCCAAGCGGACACCGCGCGGGCGATCGTAATGGAGCATGGCGGCGACTACCTGTTCACCGTCAAAGGCAACCAGCCCGGCCTGCAGAAAATCGTAGCCGCGCAAGTGCCCGATCCGGGCGCCCCTTTTTTGACCCGTTAA
- a CDS encoding transposase: protein MPPFLPPEKAHPEGESENPDHKATPSDAAEVLIVDTPGGRFRAQFAPELPVSPLGALVFFTQYLCATGGFEALVADTPLCYSSNRAHRPRDVIGTLLLGMLSGHYRYAHLAALRGDDIAPSLLGLKSIVSEDCVRRALARIGAEQGQDWLRRHLDQTCHGFLDNQWILDIDVTIKPIYGRQEGASIGYNPQKPGRPSHAYHTYWIATLRLCLDVEVHPGDQSAAGHGFAGLWALIDRLPAERRPHLLRGDCAYGQEALLSEAEARKLNYLFKLRRTAKARELVAALERTTTTAWTDAGQGWQGCESCLRLQGWNRARRVVVLRRRLNDQRHPRARRRLVREQADHALLLNIPDAAACEPIIYEHQILVTSLPYEILTLATLYRERGGAENPFDELKNQWSWSGFTSQELNSCQHAARLAALVYNWWTLYHRLLQPGQHHEAVSTRPRLLCGATRQSEHSGQRRLDVRLSHAEAPRLSELITKLARWLHGILHNAEQWSVAQRWGQIVARILQENFPVLGPEPPLATAPS, encoded by the coding sequence ATGCCGCCGTTTTTACCGCCGGAAAAAGCTCACCCCGAGGGTGAGTCAGAAAACCCTGATCACAAGGCAACGCCAAGCGATGCCGCCGAGGTGTTGATTGTGGATACACCCGGAGGACGTTTTCGTGCGCAGTTCGCCCCAGAGTTGCCGGTGAGCCCCTTGGGGGCACTGGTGTTTTTCACGCAGTACTTGTGTGCGACAGGAGGCTTCGAGGCACTGGTTGCGGACACGCCGCTTTGTTACAGCAGCAACCGCGCACACCGCCCTCGCGACGTGATTGGAACCCTGCTTTTGGGGATGCTCTCCGGGCACTATCGCTACGCGCACCTCGCGGCCCTGCGCGGCGACGACATTGCCCCGAGCCTGCTCGGACTTAAGTCGATTGTCAGCGAGGATTGTGTGCGCCGGGCGCTGGCTCGCATCGGTGCCGAGCAGGGGCAGGACTGGTTGCGGCGTCACCTCGACCAAACCTGTCATGGGTTTTTGGATAACCAGTGGATCCTCGACATCGATGTCACCATCAAGCCCATCTATGGACGTCAGGAAGGTGCCAGCATCGGCTATAACCCGCAAAAGCCCGGACGCCCCAGCCACGCCTACCACACCTACTGGATCGCCACCTTGCGCCTGTGTCTGGACGTGGAGGTGCACCCCGGCGATCAATCCGCCGCCGGACATGGTTTTGCGGGGCTGTGGGCGCTCATCGACCGACTGCCAGCCGAGCGCCGGCCCCATCTTTTGCGCGGTGACTGCGCCTATGGCCAGGAGGCGCTGCTCAGTGAAGCTGAAGCGCGTAAACTCAACTATTTGTTCAAACTGCGCCGCACCGCCAAGGCCCGCGAGCTGGTGGCCGCGCTTGAACGCACCACCACCACCGCTTGGACCGACGCCGGACAAGGCTGGCAGGGCTGCGAAAGCTGCCTGCGCCTGCAAGGCTGGAACCGGGCCCGACGTGTGGTGGTCTTGCGCCGTCGCCTCAACGACCAACGCCACCCCCGGGCCCGCCGCCGCCTCGTGCGCGAGCAAGCCGACCACGCTTTGCTGCTGAACATCCCCGACGCGGCCGCCTGCGAGCCGATCATCTACGAACATCAGATCCTCGTTACGAGCCTGCCCTACGAGATCCTTACCCTTGCCACCCTGTATCGGGAACGTGGGGGCGCGGAAAACCCCTTCGACGAGCTCAAGAACCAGTGGAGCTGGTCGGGGTTTACCTCCCAGGAGCTAAACTCCTGTCAGCACGCCGCGCGTTTGGCCGCACTGGTTTACAACTGGTGGACGCTCTATCACCGCCTGCTTCAACCCGGTCAGCACCACGAGGCGGTGAGTACACGTCCCCGTCTGCTCTGCGGAGCGACCCGGCAGAGCGAACACTCCGGTCAACGCCGCCTGGACGTGCGCTTGAGCCATGCCGAGGCACCTCGCCTGAGTGAACTCATCACAAAGCTGGCCAGATGGTTACATGGTATCCTTCATAATGCGGAGCAATGGAGTGTCGCCCAGCGCTGGGGGCAAATCGTAGCGAGGATTTTACAGGAAAACTTCCCTGTACTCGGCCCTGAACCGCCTTTGGCCACCGCCCCAAGCTGA
- a CDS encoding DUF2238 domain-containing protein, which translates to MNFDRRLLWFFVLLAPVVVWSWISPHDRFTWWLEAGPFVLAAVLLVALQKRFPLSTLLLVLAGLHCVVLLVGAHYTYAAVPAFDWLRDTLGGARNNYDKLGHFAQGFVPAILVRELLLRTSPLGGRHNVQPSRWLGFLVVSVCLAFSAFYELIEWWVAEWCGADAEAFLGTQGYVWDTQSDMALALIGAVCALLTLARLHDRSLAKVLAGGVGLGQ; encoded by the coding sequence ATGAACTTCGACCGCCGCTTGCTCTGGTTTTTTGTCCTGCTCGCGCCGGTCGTGGTTTGGTCGTGGATTTCGCCGCACGACCGTTTCACGTGGTGGCTGGAGGCGGGGCCTTTTGTGCTGGCGGCGGTCTTGCTGGTCGCGCTGCAAAAGCGTTTTCCGCTTTCCACCTTGTTGCTCGTTTTAGCGGGGTTGCACTGCGTGGTTCTTCTCGTCGGGGCACACTATACTTATGCGGCGGTGCCGGCTTTCGATTGGCTGCGGGATACGCTGGGGGGGGCGCGCAACAACTACGATAAACTCGGGCACTTTGCCCAGGGCTTCGTACCCGCGATTTTAGTACGCGAACTCTTGCTTCGCACCTCGCCGCTGGGAGGCCGGCACAACGTCCAGCCGAGTCGCTGGCTAGGTTTTTTGGTGGTGTCAGTGTGTTTGGCGTTTAGCGCTTTTTACGAGTTGATCGAATGGTGGGTGGCGGAGTGGTGTGGGGCGGATGCCGAGGCGTTCCTCGGCACTCAGGGTTACGTATGGGATACGCAGTCAGATATGGCACTCGCGCTGATCGGCGCTGTGTGTGCGCTGCTAACGTTGGCGCGGTTGCATGATCGCTCCTTGGCGAAAGTTCTGGCGGGCGGCGTCGGGCTCGGTCAATGA
- the tnpB gene encoding IS66 family insertion sequence element accessory protein TnpB, whose amino-acid sequence MLGFPSVLKVFLAIEPVDMRKQFNGLWTLAEDRMKEDPRQGALFVFTNKSRDRLKMLYWDGSGVWVLAKRLEQGRFSLNPAIETSQKSRR is encoded by the coding sequence ATGCTCGGCTTTCCCTCGGTACTAAAAGTCTTCCTGGCGATCGAGCCGGTGGACATGCGCAAACAGTTTAACGGCCTGTGGACTCTGGCCGAAGATCGGATGAAGGAGGATCCGCGCCAGGGTGCGTTGTTTGTTTTTACCAACAAAAGCCGAGACCGACTGAAAATGCTCTACTGGGACGGTAGCGGGGTTTGGGTTTTGGCCAAGCGCTTGGAGCAGGGCCGGTTTAGCCTAAATCCGGCAATAGAAACTAGCCAAAAATCACGCAGGTGA